AATGGACGGGGATCTTGTTTTTGTAAATAGGCCCCCAACCACCCATAAACATTCACTGCAAGCACTCCAAGTGTATGTGCACGATGACCATGTGGTGAAAATCAACCCTCTCATTTGTGGGCCACTTAGTGCCGACTTTGATGGTGATTGCATCCACCTGTTCTATCCCCAGTCGCTTGCTGCAAAGGCAGAAGTCTTGGAGCTTTTTTCAGTGGAGAAGCAGCTGCTTAGCTCTCATAGTGGAAAGCCAAATTTGCAATTGGCCACTGATGCACTTTTGTCATTAAAGATGatgttcaagaaatattttttggacAAAGCAGCAGCACAGCAACTGGCCATGTTTGCATCATCTTCATTGCCACGACCGGCTTTACTGAAAGCAAATTCTGCTCATTCATATTGGACTGCTTTTCAGATATTACAGACTGCATTGCCAGCTCACTTCGACTGCAGTGGCGACAACTACTTGGTCAACAAAAGTGAGATACTGAATATTGATTTTAGCACAAGTTCTGTTGCAGCTGTGATGAATGACATTGCTACCTCTGTTTTCTTTGAGAAAGGTGGTGAAGATGTTCTGAAATTCTTTGATTCTCTACAGCCCCTGCTGATGGAGAATTTATTTTCAGAAGGGTTTAGTGTTGGTTTGGAAGATTTTTACATGTCCAGGACATCCATACAAGACATTCAGAAGAATATTCAGGATAGTTCTGATTTGTTGTATCATTTGAGGTCAACATACAATGAGTTTGTAGAGTTTCAATTGCAGAATCGCATCAGAAGTGTGAAAGTACCAGTTTCACATTTTATCTTGGAGTCATCAGCATTGGGTGATTTAATCGACTCCAAGAGTGATTCAGCCATTAACAAAATTGTTCAACAAATTGGGTTCCTAGGCCTGCAACTTTCTGATAAAGGAAGATTCTACTCTAAGACATTGGTTGAGGATGTGGCCTCTCTCTGTCATAGTAAATATCCTTCTGACATTGATTATCCCTCTGCCGAATATGGACTAGTTCAAAGCTGTTTTTTTCATGGGTTAGATCCATATGAGGCGATAGTTCACTCCATTGCTACACGAGAGGTGATTGTTCGGTCCTCAAGAGGATTGTCTGAACCTGGGACtctatttaaaaatttaatggCCATTCTTCGCGATGTTGTTATTTGCTATGATGGCACCGTCAGAAATGTCTGTAGCAACTCAATAATCCAATTTGAGTATGGAGTCAAAACTGGATCTAGGCCCCAGCATTTATTCCCTGCTGGTGAACCTGTTGGTGTGTTAGCTGCAACTGCAATGTCAAATCCTGCGTATAAGGCAGTTCTGGATTCTACCCCAAGCAGCAACTCTTCATGGGAGCTGATGAAGGTAGTTAGTTTTGTCTATTGATTATgactgtttctttcttttcaaagcTTGAATTTTATCTGTTATGTTTTCTTTCGCAGTGCATGCATAAAGGCTCAACttaaatttgcattttcttttcttcaggAAATTCTGCTTTGCAAAGTCAATTTTAAGAATGAGCTCATTGATCGCCGTGTAATTTTGTACTTGAATAACTGTGGTTGTGGAAGAAAGTACTGCCGAGAACGTGCAGCATGTTTGGTTAAGAATCAGTTGAAGAAAGTCAGTCTTAAAGATACTGCAGTTGAATTTATGATTGAGTATGCTCTGCctccttatatttttttggcaaCATTTTCATGTAGTTTTATTTAAGTGTGTATGTAGGAATGTCACGTATTGCCCACTCCTTTAGTCCATGTTGATTCATCATATTCTGGAAAGTGAATAAGTAAATAGaattcatttatttctttaaatgCCTTCCGCGAGTTGCTACCTAGAATAAGTGTTGCCTTTGctgaaatatatttaatacTGTGTAGCTCCTTGATGCATAATTTGGGGTAACTGTGCAAACTTCCAATTTAATATTAGTTAGATATCCGATGGGTGATCAGGTCAAAGAGGGTCAACAGCTCCAGAACAAAATTGGTGAAGCTTTACCACCTACGTagcattttgtttttatcaaaCTTGTTGATTTAGCTAAAtcattgagagagagagagagagagagagagagagtttggcATATTATGTGGTCTCCATGTCATTGACAAAAGAAATTGGATTTGgcatgtattatatatattgctttctttttttagtgGTATAAAACTAATGTGTGACAGTGTGTTTGGTGTAATATTTGTGTATTCTTACGTTGCAGATATAACAATCAGCTTTCTGGTTTGGGAAGTCTGATAAATGATGCAGGCCTTGTTGGTCATATTCATCTCAATGAGGTTGGCACTGTTTTCAAATTGTTCtaacattttctttatatctTCAGTTATGAAGTTGCATTACTTCCTTGTGTGGGTTAACCAGAGCTCCATTGAACAGGATATGTTACGAGAGTTAAACATTGGTGTTCACGATATTCTTCAAAAATGCCAAGAAACTATTAATTCATTTCGGAGGAAGAAAGTtggaaaaaagaagttcaaCATTGGttatcattttaaaaatacagTTTTGTTTGCCAGGTTGGTTTTTCCTGTCTGGTAATTGTTTCATAATTATGTTCACCATATGGACTTGATCTTTTATGCTTTCCTATTTGTGCAACAAAATTTTGATACGTGATATGACAATGACGTGAGAACAAAGCTTCAAGTCGTTTTAgttaatatgatatttttattttgaggaAAGTTCAGGAACATTGTGAGCTGCAccttttttgtatattttattttataatttcttagaggttggttttttctttgaattgaTAATTGCAATTTTAGTTAAAGGAGGGGAGGTGGAAACACAATAACGTGATATTTTGGCCTAAAAAAAGCACAGTAACTTGATAAGAGAAACACCGCCAGTACAAAGTCCACCATAGTAATGTAGATCATCCCTGTTGTTACCATGCCATATAATGCTTTCTTATTCGATCTGGAACTCTGCATGCCTTCTGGATTTAAGAGCCCTAGAGATCGTGAAAATTTCCATCTCAAAAGAATtcataaatcaaaattaagtTGTTTACATGGCATAATCATATACAATGTTTACTTTGTTGACATCCACTTCCCCTATTGTGTTTGAAAGTTTACCTGTGGCTCCGCATTAGAACTATAAGGATAGCCTACTTGACAATTTAAGCTTCCTTGTTTGCAGTGAACATTGCTCCTTTCATCATTCCTCTGCAGAAAAAAGATCCGACTCCCCATGCTTGATGTTCTTCCTTCAAGCAACTGATGATTTGGAGACCACTACCACTTTGCAATACTATGCGGACTTGATTTGCCCTGTTCTTTtagaaacaataataaaaggTAGCTTTAGAGTTATATGTAAAGAGtgcaaaattaatttattatttgagtTCCCTTTGTTTCCAATGGATGTTGctcttttcatttgttttgcaACTCACATATTTAACAGAAATGTTCCTAGCTATTATATGCAATTTGTATGTTCTGATTATGTCTGTTTGTTcacagtctctctctctctctctctctccccccacTTCTGTGTTGTATCCCCTTTTTATTAGAGTTGCTGTTGAAGGTTCATCTTTAGTTTTTTCTCAGAAGTGGACTCCTTATTTACCAACTTTctactcttttatttttaaagaaaaatttagtttcttattaaaaagaaaaaagtattgGAAAGTCTAACTACTGCTTATTTGTCTCTTCATAATTCAAGTCAAGTAACTAAAATAATTGATAAGCTTATGAGGGACATTTTGAGGGAGGGCCAAGAAGGGGAAAGAGGAGCATTTAGTTAATTGAGGATTAGTGTTGAGATCTAGGGGAAAATGGGTACTGGGCTTGTAAATTTGGTTAAGAGGAATGTGGCTTTGTTGAAAAATAGTTGCGGATATTTCCTTTGGAGAGGGAATACTTATGGCATGCTGACTTGTCCTCATGCTAATAGCTGGGACTCCAAAGTGGTGTTTAGTCGTGCATGTACAAGTCCTTGGCATTTCACAGTGAATTGATGGGTTGGGGAATctcctttttgctttttatgtGCTCATCTTTATAGGCTGCCATCCAATCTCTAGCTTGTCAGTTGTCGTATGGGTTGGAATTTAAATTAGGAGAGACTTAATGAAGCTGAAATAGGGGAGTTTTcctctctttatttatttgattgaaaaTCTTTCATTGTGTCCAGACCAGGGTGATAGAAGGGCTTGGAAATTTGAATATTCtaaatcctttttatttttctttcaactcCTGTCTTTACCTTTTTTCAACCGATCCCAATTGGTTTGAAAGATTACGGGCCCTAGTAAATCCTTGTTTGGTTAGGTGCTCATGGGATGGTCGTTACTTGTGACAATATCCAACGTAAGACGCCAAATATGTGCCTATCAGCCGATTGGTGTTAAATGTGCATGAATGCAGAACATATTGACCATCTATTTCTAGGTTGAGTTGGGCATTTCGAGCCTCATGTATGGTCATTAGTTGAAAATGTGGCTTTAGGGAAAGGCAGGAAGGCTAAATCTTAGGGGCGGAGGAGTTGTCTTAATGGATAGGGTGGTGTTTTGGACATTTTGGGCATCAGTAGTTACTGAGTTTAGAGATATTCGTTTCATTGTCCTTAATTTAGTTCGGGTTGCTGCAGTTAGCTGATCTTTAGAGTTTTGGCACTGGTGATCGGagcattttcttttatattttgagTTATTGTTGCTTTGTCTAAATGGTGGACCTCTTGTTTAATGCTGGACATTATTTTGTAACTCTTCTTTTAGTAATGTCTTCATTTTTATAAAAGCTTTTTAATTTGGTCTCAAATGAATCATGTCTTTCTAATGGGCAGGTGACCCTCGTATTGGCTCAGCCAATATCATTTGGATTGATCCAGATACAACAACTTGGATTAGAAGCCCAAACAAATCTCAGAAGGGTGAATGGGCCTTGGATATTGTTCTGGAGAAATCGGTCATCAAGCAAAGTGGTGATGCATGGAGAACAGTGCTCGACTCTTGCCTTCCAGTGCTTCACCTAATTGACACCACGCGTTCCATCCCGTATGCCATCAAACAAATTCAAGAATTGTTGGGGGTGTCTTGTGCGTTTGATCAAGCAGTTCAGGTACTGTCATACAGGCTCACAGTTTAGTTGTTTCTAGTAGGGGTGGTAATAGGGTTGCGGGATATCATGATTTGGTCGTGTCATATGGCAACATCACCtaaaaaatatagtttttTGAGCTGTATGACTTGAcactaattcaaattttatattagTCGTACGTTTGGGTAGAGACAGAGTAAACTGTAATTTAAGACtaggaatttctttatttcaaGGCCATATCCATTACTGGATCCATCTTCTGTCAAATGGAAATGCACTCCATCCATGTGTTAGAAGGCCtaagaaagaagaaacaaaatttctgATTCTAGAAAGATTCATACCATACCAATCAAGAAGTAAACAGAAAAAAGTCTGAAATTTTCCTCATGCAAACGTTGAACGGTCTGTTTTGTCAAAATCTGGTGTTTCTGGTGTTTAGTATAATATGTTCCAACTTAGTctatccaattttccaattttcaaatGAATCAACCTTTTTATCATTCCTGTTACCAAGTAGAGTAAATTCAAGTAATAGTGACATTTTTGTGTTGGGATGATATTCTGTCATTGCTTAGAAAATTATCAATCTTAGTTTCCAGTAGCTTCTATTATATCTGTGTAATATGCTTCTCTCCCGTTGGAGTGTTTGACTTTCTGGGTATCTCATTCTTCATAGCATTTAATTCTTCACTACCCTTTCTTTCTAGTGGGAGTGCTTTAGCACATCAGTTGTGTGTAAAATTGTATGTTTCATATGCTTATTAGAGGGATTCAAATGACTGATCTTCATTAGCTGTGGACctccttttaaaatttcaatctttGCGTAATTGTGTGGCTGTATTTCTGGTTCCCTCTAGCATGCTACCGTACATCTTATGAAATTTGACTTTTCTATTTGTCAATGAAAATTGGAACATATTAGACTAAGTTTCTGGGTGATATGAGATACTTATTCTACTTTTCAATTAAGAATACATTTTATGATTGATTTTACAGCGCCTCTCAACGGCAGTGACAATGGTGGCAAAAGGTGTTCTGAAAGAGCATCTTATCCTCCTGGCAAATAGCATGACATGTGCAGGAAATTTCGTGGGATTCAATTCAAGTGGGTACAAAGCACTATCTCGGGCATTGAATATTCAAGTACCATTTACAGAAGCAACTCTCTTTGTaagtaattgaaaattttcgtCTAATTCTGTGGAAGGGCATTTACTTATAGTTACTGGTTAAGATGAATTACAATCACAACTGATTTTAGTACTCACATGTGGTTGTAGACACCAAGAAAGTGTTTTGAGAGAGCAGCTGAAAAGTGCCACATGGATTCGTTGGCAAGCATAGTTGCGTCATGTTCCTGGGGTAAACATGTTGCTGTGGGTACTGGCGCGAGGTTTGATGTCCTGTGGGACAGAAGAGAGgtatttcataatttttaatGCACTTGTGAATTCTCAGTCGTATTAAATTTAGTCTTATCTGCTGCTAATGTTTCGCACCAtttaaatcttaatttttttctaggTAGAATTGACTCAAGAGGGTGGACTTGATGTTTTCAACTTTCTGCATATGGTGAGCACTGCAAACGTAGAAGAAGCAACTACAGGAGCTCTCGGTGCAGAAGTTGATGATCTAATGCTAGTTGATGAAATGGCAGATTCAAGCTTCTCGCCAGAACTCAACTCCAGCTTTGATAGGCCTGTCTTCGAAGATcttgttgaatttgatgataAATTAGGAGATCTTCCCGAAAAATCAAACTGGGAAAAGGATTCCTCCTTCCACACTGATTCTAATGGGGGGAAAGACTGGAGCATCGACAAAAATGTGGGAACTGTGGCAGTACCTGACGTTTGGTCAAGCTGGGGTACAGAGAAAGGGAAAACACAAGATAGCAACTCAGCAGAAGCCCAGTTGGATTCCAAGAAATCCAGTGTTTTGGATACCTCGTCTGCGTGGGGGAAAAATccagcaaaagaaaatacgACATCTACATGGGGGACAACTACGGCAAGTGAAAATGATTGGTGTGGTAGAGGGGTAGGTGAGGATGATTCTGTAAGCTTGTCTGGGAAGAAATCTGGTGTTTTGAATACCTCATCTGCGTGGGCGACAAGTGCTGCCAGAGAAGATGCTGCATCTGCCTGGGGAACAAATccagcaaaagaaaataccaCATCTACATGGGGCACAACTACGGCAAGTGAAAATGATTGGTGTGGTAGAGGGGTAGGTCAGGATGATTCTGCAAGCTTGTCTGTGAAGAAATCCAGTGTTTTGGATACCTCGTCTGCGTGGGCAACAAATACTGCCAGAGAAGATGCTGCATCTGCCTGGGGGAAACAGCCAGTGAAAGAAAATGCCACATCTACATGGGGCACAACTATGGCAAGTGAAAATGATTGGTGTGGTAGAGGAGTAGGTCATGATGATTCTGCAAGCTTGTCTGGGAAGAAATCCGGTGTTTTAAATACCTCATCTGTGTGGGCGACAAATACTGCCAGAGAAGATGCTACATCTGCCTGGGGGGAAAATccagcaaaagaaaataccaCATCTACATGGGGGACAACTACGGAAAGTGAAAATGATTGGTGTGGTAGAGAGGCAGGTAAAGTTGAACCAGTAGACTTCCAGCCTACAAAACCCCAGGATGATTCTGCAAGCTTGTCTGGGTGGGATTCACCTACCAGAGATGGGAATTCTGGTGAACGAAATCATCAGTGGGGACAGCATCGTGGAgaccaaacaaagaaaagtcgTTTTGAAGGTGCAAAGAATTGGGTTTCAAGTCCTGGGGAATGGAAGAATAAGAACCGTCCTCCTAAGTCGCCTGGAATGGTGAATGACAATTCTACCATGGGTGCATTATATACTGTAACAAGACACAGATTGGATATGTTCACTTCCGAGGAGCATGTTCTTTCTAATATTGAGCCAGTTATGCGCTCCCTCCGAGGATAATGCATCAATCTGGGTATGTTTTCTATCTATGTACTTTCTTAACAATTCGGACCAGGCAGATCAAAATAATGGatacttttcaattttctaaagGAGAAATGATTCTTATATAGGAAGACCAGATGTTTTTTGTCTTGCTAAGTGTCTTATAAGTAAGAGTCCATTTGAAGTCAGGGGAATACTTTTAGTTTAGAGTGACAAGAAACTAATGATttgaataattatttattagtgTGCAATGTTCTTTTGTGATTTGGATGGAAAGGAACAGTTTGACTCAAAGCCAAAGTTGGGCAGTTTGTGGACTATTTATGAGATATGGCTAGACTTTGGGCCTCTCTATGGGCTTCAGTCTCATCTGTATCATGATTGCCCAttctttctcttaaatttgGAAAGGGAAGCAAGCTGCTATATCGTAGTTGCCCTGATTGTACTTTGGGGCTTTTGCTCTGTTTTCTGCATTGTTGGACGCTGTACTGTcatacttttcttttggtttcttatAAATTGTAGGCTTTGTGCAGTGTATTTTCTGGTCTTCTAGTCCGCTTTAATTGTACTTCCCATTCATATTAATTTGCATGTTGAAGTCTGAAGtctatttttacataaaattaattataacaaCTATAAAAGAAAGACATCTAATAAAGTGATGAATGTTACATATTACATTGGACTTTCCTTTGGAGATGTCTTAGGGATATCATATCTTCACTGATCTCCATATGAAACAattgatttcatttttggaCATTATCCAGTCACTTTGCATATGTTATAGCTTCGTGCCGTGTTGTGCAACTGTTTGAtatttccttccctttttgaatattttaattgtAGCAATATCTTTGCATGGTGTTCGACAATGCTGTAACTTAATTTCcggtttttaaattattttatgcaGGTACAATGATGGGGATCCACTGTCAGGTGACGATCAATCGTTTGTACTTGATAATGTCTTCAATTACCACCCGGATAAAGCAGCTAAAATGGGTTGTGGAATTGATCATCTCACAGTATGTTCATCTACCCTGTTCTTGCTTAACTACGTTTTATTTGGAATTATATTTCTGTACACATTTGATACATTGGATTAAGAATCTGTGActgattattttattgttatacTGATTATTCTaatattcattttattttttatggaaGCTGGACATTTATACGGATTTTCCTAGATTGTCCATTGAGTATAAACTCCATGTGTATTGTTGCATACCTAAATTTGTTCTGGAGCTCAATGGAAATTTTgaaacctttttttatttcaatatttaTCATCAGCAAAGAGCTGTTGCACATAGGGAGTTGATTCAGATGGGGTTTAGTCagaaaaaatcattttcatGTCTTTTGGTTTAGATACTCACGCATGGTACCAGGCTGCTAAGGTTGGTGATCTAATTCTTCAGGTAAGGGGAATAAATACTCGTCTTTAAACATGAATTAAGACTATGGTTCATTTGAAGGGGTTTTTAAGTCTGGGGACAAGTAGTGATTGGGAAGTGGTTTTCTTTCTTAGTACTTGGAAAACATATCAAGGCTGGAATGTCCGGTATTGTTTACCTTTTTTTCAGGAACCACTGTCTTGTAATAACTGCCAATATGTGTcttattttgtaaaatattcCACTAATTTACACCGCTATTGGTATGACAGGTTAATAGGCATGGTAGTTTCCAGGACAGCAGATGCTTCTTTGTTGTGTCAACAGATGGTCGTACGGAAGATTTTTCATATAGGAAATGCCTGGACAATTACATAAGGGAAAAATTCCCTGATCTTGCTGAAACTTTCATTGGCAAGTATTTCTCTAGGAGAGGGAATCGAGAGCGGAACCCAACTCTAATTCAAACCCCTACTCTAAGTCAAACCTCCACTCCAGAGCAAACTGAGAATGCGGAGATGCAGTAGAACATTTCTATTTCCTGGGCATGTGTCATTTTGAGATTCTCATGTAATTAGGTGTAAACATTCTGCTCCTCTGTTTTTTGATTTGTATATATTAGGCAGTTGTTAGCAGCTCCTGACAAACtcagtttgttttcttttttctttttctgggtttgaTCTTAGAGCATTTTAGTTAACCTGTTGGTCGCTACTGGATAAGGTTAAACTAAACCCTTAATTGGGAGATGTTGCAGGTAAAAAATCAATTATCGATGAAATGCAGAAGCGTTACCAATATCATTCATCGGTGGCTTCTATTTCTTTGTTAATCATAGAGGTTCGAATCTGAGACCATAGGTTTGCAAGTTAATATCATTTTTCACTGGGCTATATATTGCATTGACACTCAAGATACTCTCCAAACACGGATCAACTCATATTCAGGATCAGCTAATGTGTTAAttcaattataattcataagaaattaataaactacATTTGAAAGACTTGGAAAGCTTGAACTTCACTATATATAATTGTGAAATTGAAGTATTaacatcaatatttttttttcaattaaataattaaaagtacgattattttttattgttgtattttagttttttgagattttcctaTCCTTGTATTCCCGTCTAACATATCTGTGTCGCCGTGCCGGTGTCCCTACAACACCTGTACTCCTTTGGCTTTAGCTCAGGATTTTATTTCTAAcaaaatttaacaataaatacCTGATCGAAAATATTATGCGACGAATATGCTGCTAGTTTTTTGGATGAGAAATTTCAACTCTTATTAGGGGAAGATCTGCTCTTTTAGCCCACTTTTTTAGACATCTATTAGACTGTAGGGCACCAATGGAGTGGTTTAACActtagtaaatttaggttttagtcacaaaaccaaaattctggaaaaatataaaattaaaaccaaaatccaattttccttgaaaaatataaaactagGGATGTGATTTCCCCACTTCctttt
The Prunus dulcis chromosome 2, ALMONDv2, whole genome shotgun sequence DNA segment above includes these coding regions:
- the LOC117617611 gene encoding LOW QUALITY PROTEIN: DNA-directed RNA polymerase V subunit 1-like (The sequence of the model RefSeq protein was modified relative to this genomic sequence to represent the inferred CDS: inserted 1 base in 1 codon) codes for the protein MEEASSSTILEGEITGIKFGLATHQEICTASISNCAISHASQLSNPFLGLPLEFGKCESCGTSEAGKCEGHFGYIELPIPIFHPNHVSELKRMLSLLCLKCLKMKKNKFPTKNAGLAERMLSSCCEDASQVSIGEIKPTDGSCSLQLKRPSKSRTPPGFWNFLERYGFRYGDGHIRTLLPCEVMEMLKRIPQETRKKLAAKGYFPQDGYILSQIPVPPNCLSVPEISDGVSVMSADPSISMLKKVLKQVEIIRSSRSGIPNFESQIVEANELQAIIDQYLQVRGTGKPSRDIDARFGVNKELNASSTKAWLEKMRTLFIRKGSGFSSRSVITGDAFRRVNEVGIPYEIAQRITFEEKVNDHNIRYLQELVDSKLCLTYKDGSSTYSLREGSKGHTFLRPGQVVHRRIMDGDLVFVNRPPTTHKHSLQALQVYVHDDHVVKINPLICGPLSADFDGDCIHLFYPQSLAAKAEVLELFSVEKQLLSSHSGKPNLQLATDALLSLKMMFKKYFLDKAAAQQLAMFASSSLPRPALLKANSAHSYWTAFQILQTALPAHFDCSGDNYLVNKSEILNIDFSTSSVAAVMNDIATSVFFEKGGEDVLKFFDSLQPLLMENLFSEGFSVGLEDFYMSRTSIQDIQKNIQDSSDLLYHLRSTYNEFVEFQLQNRIRSVKVPVSHFILESSALGDLIDSKSDSAINKIVQQIGFLGLQLSDKGRFYSKTLVEDVASLCHSKYPSDIDYPSAEYGLVQSCFFHGLDPYEAIVHSIATREVIVRSSRGLSEPGTLFKNLMAILRDVVICYDGTVRNVCSNSIIQFEYGVKTGSRPQHLFPAGEPVGVLAATAMSNPAYKAVLDSTPSSNSSWELMKEILLCKVNFKNELIDRRVILYLNNCGCGRKYCRERAACLVKNQLKKVSLKDTAVEFMIEYNNQLSGLGSLINDAGLVGHIHLNEDMLRELNIGVHDILQKCQETINSFRRKKVGKKKFNIGYHFKNTVLFASEHCSFHHSSAEKRSDSPCLMFFLQATDDLETTTTLQYYADLICPVLLETIIKGDPRIGSANIIWIDPDTTTWIRSPNKSQKGEWALDIVLEKSVIKQSGDAWRTVLDSCLPVLHLIDTTRSIPYAIKQIQELLGVSCAFDQAVQRLSTAVTMVAKGVLKEHLILLANSMTCAGNFVGFNSSGYKALSRALNIQVPFTEATLFTPRKCFERAAEKCHMDSLASIVASCSWGKHVAVGTGARFDVLWDRREVELTQEGGLDVFNFLHMVSTANVEEATTGALGAEVDDLMLVDEMADSSFSPELNSSFDRPVFEDLVEFDDKLGDLPEKSNWEKDSSFHTDSNGGKDWSIDKNVGTVAVPDVWSSWGTEKGKTQDSNSAEAQLDSKKSSVLDTSSAWGKNPAKENTTSTWGTTTASENDWCGRGVGEDDSVSLSGKKSGVLNTSSAWATSAAREDAASAWGTNPAKENTTSTWGTTTASENDWCGRGVGQDDSASLSVKKSSVLDTSSAWATNTAREDAASAWGKQPVKENATSTWGTTMASENDWCGRGVGHDDSASLSGKKSGVLNTSSVWATNTAREDATSAWGENPAKENTTSTWGTTTESENDWCGREAGKVEPVDFQPTKPQDDSASLSGWDSPTRDGNSGERNHQWGQHRGDQTKKSRFEGAKNWVSSPGEWKNKNRPPKSPGMVNDNSTMGALYTVTRHRLDMFTSEEHVLSNIEPVMRSLRXIMHQSGYNDGDPLSGDDQSFVLDNVFNYHPDKAAKMGCGIDHLTVNRHGSFQDSRCFFVVSTDGRTEDFSYRKCLDNYIREKFPDLAETFIGKYFSRRGNRERNPTLIQTPTLSQTSTPEQTENAEMQ